In one window of Frigoriglobus tundricola DNA:
- a CDS encoding 4Fe-4S dicluster domain-containing protein: MKPDSTDTVADPSAPPSALLGPGQNEFPDGASEFTDEPSRRRFLTIMSASIALASGAGCNLRPAAQRKIVPYTTQPDELTPGVPLFYASAAPLAGYGQGVLVRSNEGRPTKIEGNPDAPSSLGGASLHSLASVLDLYDPDRSRSVTRRGAPANYDVAVAAVRAKLFAGATANTAVRLRILTETVTSPTLTAQLTQLLGTFPNARWVQYDPVGRDGARDGIKKAFGKPLNVTYDFLKADVVLSLDADFLTSGPGHVRYARDFADRRKIRHDGKDRAEIDAGRKPGVAFKEGVTFDYDKADVKTALVNRLYAVETMPTNTGAVADHRLALTSAQIGQFVRSLAAALGVAGVPAASDLPKDAQEWVKPLADDLLAKKGKGIVVAGDHLPAAVHAIVAAINDKLGNIGSTVKLTAPVEGQVAGKVIDLKTLTAEMAAKTVDVLIVLGGASNPAFTAPADVDFAGALKNVPFTLHLGAYQDETGVLCEWHINEAHYLETWGDIRGHDGTVSIQQPLIAPLHGGRSAIELLVTLLKGTDAALPGAPRDPLDIVKATWANADEVKKTFPGYQKPAVFEVFWQESVRSGVIAGTAAVEEKAGLAANWSADLGAGAAAVGSSEYELNFRACPALYDGRFANNAWLQELPKPLTKISWDNAAFLSPATAKKLGLSTSFPWNRGAGEHGRAEVNVIELEVGGKKIKAPAWILPGHADGAITVHLGHGRSLKDGRVTSSPDEPNADGEPVHGFNVYPVRTSTAPWAAPAKAAKTGEHYFLACTQGHWAMAEKDPISGKMLDRRPVRYGDLAGLQKVPKFAKIPPMATGETELIDANVPQPKKHGHDEHDDHDHRLVPLNMYQPAEGLVPDLRESQRRRWAMAIDLTACNGCSACVIACQSENNIPTVGKTQVTKGREMYWINIDRYYEGVDGDPSGVRAYFQPRMCVQCENAPCEIVCPVGATVHSADGLNDMTYNRCVGTRYCSNNCPYKVRRFNFLTFAGNDWSTDTLKLGRNPDVSVRSRGVMEKCTFCVQRLRGAEIVAEREGRPIRDGEILTACQAACPSAAIVFGDINDETAAVSRWKNEPTSYGLLAELNTRPRLTHMATIRNPNPAMPKGA; encoded by the coding sequence ATGAAACCCGACAGCACGGACACCGTCGCCGACCCCAGCGCGCCGCCCTCGGCGCTGCTCGGGCCGGGCCAGAACGAGTTCCCCGACGGGGCCAGCGAGTTCACCGACGAGCCGAGCCGCCGGCGGTTCCTCACGATCATGAGCGCCTCGATCGCGCTGGCCAGCGGCGCGGGGTGCAACCTGCGGCCGGCGGCGCAGCGGAAGATCGTTCCGTACACGACTCAGCCCGATGAGCTCACCCCGGGCGTCCCGCTGTTCTACGCCTCCGCCGCGCCGCTCGCCGGCTACGGCCAGGGCGTCCTCGTCCGCAGCAACGAGGGGCGGCCGACCAAGATCGAGGGCAACCCGGACGCGCCCTCCAGCCTCGGCGGCGCCAGCCTGCACTCGCTCGCGTCGGTCCTCGATCTGTACGACCCGGACCGCTCCCGCAGCGTGACCCGCCGCGGCGCGCCCGCCAACTACGATGTGGCGGTTGCGGCCGTCCGCGCGAAGCTGTTCGCCGGTGCGACCGCCAACACCGCGGTTCGGCTCCGCATCCTCACCGAAACGGTGACGTCGCCGACGCTCACCGCTCAGCTCACGCAGTTGCTCGGGACGTTTCCCAACGCCCGGTGGGTGCAGTACGACCCGGTCGGCCGGGACGGCGCCCGCGACGGGATCAAGAAGGCGTTCGGCAAGCCGCTGAACGTCACCTACGACTTCCTCAAGGCCGACGTCGTTCTGTCCCTCGACGCCGACTTCCTCACGAGCGGTCCGGGGCACGTGCGGTACGCCCGCGACTTCGCCGACCGCCGCAAGATCCGCCACGACGGGAAGGACCGCGCCGAGATCGATGCCGGCCGCAAGCCGGGCGTGGCCTTCAAGGAAGGCGTAACGTTCGATTACGACAAGGCCGACGTGAAGACGGCGCTCGTCAACCGCCTGTACGCGGTCGAGACGATGCCGACGAACACGGGCGCCGTGGCCGATCACCGCCTCGCGCTCACCAGTGCTCAAATCGGCCAGTTCGTTCGCTCCCTCGCCGCCGCCCTGGGCGTCGCCGGGGTGCCGGCCGCGAGTGATCTCCCGAAGGACGCGCAGGAGTGGGTGAAGCCGCTGGCCGACGACCTCCTTGCGAAAAAGGGCAAGGGCATCGTCGTCGCGGGCGACCACCTGCCGGCCGCGGTCCACGCCATCGTGGCCGCCATCAACGACAAGCTCGGCAACATCGGCTCGACGGTCAAGTTGACGGCGCCCGTCGAGGGTCAGGTTGCGGGCAAGGTGATCGACCTCAAGACGCTCACCGCCGAGATGGCCGCGAAAACCGTGGACGTGCTGATCGTCCTCGGCGGCGCGTCCAACCCGGCCTTCACGGCCCCTGCCGACGTCGATTTCGCCGGCGCGCTCAAGAACGTGCCCTTCACCCTTCACCTCGGGGCGTACCAGGACGAGACCGGCGTCCTGTGCGAGTGGCACATCAACGAGGCCCACTACCTCGAGACCTGGGGCGACATCCGCGGTCACGATGGTACGGTCTCGATCCAGCAGCCGCTGATCGCGCCGCTGCACGGCGGGCGGTCGGCCATCGAGCTGCTCGTCACGCTGCTCAAGGGCACCGACGCGGCCCTCCCCGGAGCGCCGCGCGACCCGCTGGACATCGTAAAGGCGACGTGGGCCAATGCGGACGAGGTGAAGAAGACCTTCCCGGGCTACCAGAAGCCGGCCGTTTTTGAAGTGTTCTGGCAAGAGTCGGTCCGCTCGGGCGTCATCGCCGGGACCGCGGCGGTCGAGGAAAAGGCCGGCCTCGCGGCGAACTGGTCCGCTGATCTGGGGGCGGGGGCCGCGGCCGTCGGCTCGAGCGAGTACGAACTGAACTTCCGCGCCTGCCCGGCGCTGTACGACGGCCGGTTCGCCAACAACGCGTGGCTCCAGGAGCTGCCCAAGCCGCTCACGAAGATCTCGTGGGACAACGCCGCGTTCCTCAGCCCGGCCACGGCCAAGAAGCTCGGCCTCTCGACGTCGTTCCCGTGGAACCGCGGGGCCGGCGAGCACGGCCGGGCCGAAGTGAATGTGATCGAACTGGAAGTCGGCGGCAAGAAGATCAAAGCCCCGGCCTGGATCCTGCCGGGCCACGCGGACGGGGCGATCACCGTTCACCTGGGCCACGGGCGCTCCCTGAAGGACGGCCGCGTCACCAGTTCGCCGGACGAGCCGAACGCCGACGGCGAACCGGTCCACGGGTTCAACGTCTACCCGGTGCGGACCTCGACCGCCCCGTGGGCGGCACCGGCGAAGGCCGCGAAGACGGGCGAGCACTACTTCCTCGCCTGCACCCAGGGCCACTGGGCGATGGCCGAGAAGGATCCCATTTCCGGCAAGATGCTCGACCGCCGGCCGGTCCGCTACGGCGACCTCGCCGGGCTGCAAAAGGTTCCGAAGTTCGCCAAGATCCCGCCGATGGCGACGGGCGAAACCGAACTGATCGACGCCAACGTGCCGCAGCCGAAGAAGCACGGCCACGACGAGCACGATGATCACGATCACCGGCTCGTCCCGCTCAACATGTACCAGCCGGCCGAGGGGCTCGTGCCCGACCTGCGGGAGTCGCAGCGGCGCCGCTGGGCGATGGCCATCGACCTCACGGCGTGCAACGGGTGCTCCGCGTGCGTCATCGCCTGTCAGAGCGAGAACAACATCCCGACCGTCGGCAAGACGCAGGTCACCAAGGGCCGGGAGATGTACTGGATCAACATCGACCGGTACTACGAAGGGGTGGACGGCGACCCGAGCGGGGTGAGGGCGTACTTCCAGCCGCGCATGTGCGTGCAGTGCGAGAACGCGCCCTGCGAGATCGTCTGCCCGGTCGGCGCGACCGTCCACTCGGCCGACGGCCTCAACGACATGACCTACAACCGGTGCGTGGGCACCCGGTACTGCTCGAACAACTGTCCGTACAAGGTCCGCCGCTTCAACTTCCTCACCTTCGCCGGTAACGACTGGAGCACCGACACGCTCAAGCTCGGGCGCAACCCGGACGTTTCGGTCCGCAGCCGCGGGGTGATGGAGAAGTGCACCTTCTGCGTCCAGCGCCTCCGCGGGGCCGAGATCGTGGCCGAGCGCGAGGGCCGGCCGATCCGCGACGGCGAGATCCTCACCGCGTGCCAGGCGGCGTGCCCGTCCGCGGCGATCGTGTTCGGCGACATCAACGACGAGACCGCGGCCGTCTCCCGCTGGAAGAACGAGCCGACGAGCTACGGCCTCCTGGCCGAACTGAACACCCGGCCGCGGCTCACGCACATGGCCACCATTCGGAACCCGAACCCCGCTATGCCGAAGGGAGCCTGA
- a CDS encoding cytochrome c3 family protein, giving the protein MAQIFPKALNPIAKMIVLGLPLLGGAAGVTGAAFYRSSYATGVNETPAQPVAFSHGHHVGQLGIHCAYCHTSVEVSGFANIPPTKTCMNCHQQIWQGADMLEPVRASYRDNKPIEWNRVHNLPHYAYFNHSIHVAKGVGCATCHGRLDQMNLTMQSSTLLMEWCIACHRAPEKHLRPKDEVFNMQWTADQAGVNPDTNKPYTQHELGLKLKEQHRVRDAVTLTNCSMCHR; this is encoded by the coding sequence ATGGCCCAGATCTTCCCGAAGGCGCTGAACCCGATCGCCAAGATGATCGTCCTCGGGCTCCCGCTCCTGGGCGGGGCGGCGGGCGTGACGGGCGCCGCGTTCTACCGGTCGAGTTACGCCACCGGCGTGAACGAGACGCCGGCCCAGCCGGTCGCGTTCAGCCACGGGCACCACGTCGGCCAGCTCGGCATCCACTGTGCGTACTGCCACACCAGTGTGGAGGTGTCGGGGTTCGCCAACATCCCGCCGACCAAAACGTGCATGAACTGCCACCAGCAGATCTGGCAAGGGGCGGACATGCTCGAGCCGGTCCGGGCGAGCTACCGGGACAACAAGCCGATCGAGTGGAACCGCGTTCACAACCTGCCGCACTACGCCTACTTCAATCACTCGATCCACGTGGCCAAGGGCGTCGGCTGTGCGACGTGCCACGGGCGCCTCGACCAGATGAACCTGACGATGCAGTCGAGCACCCTGCTCATGGAGTGGTGCATCGCCTGCCACCGCGCCCCCGAGAAGCACCTCCGCCCGAAGGACGAGGTGTTCAACATGCAGTGGACCGCCGACCAGGCCGGCGTGAACCCGGACACCAACAAGCCGTACACGCAGCACGAGCTCGGCCTCAAGTTGAAGGAGCAGCACCGCGTGCGCGACGCGGTCACGCTGACCAACTGCTCGATGTGCCACCGTTAA